A single region of the Methanobacterium formicicum genome encodes:
- the sppA gene encoding signal peptide peptidase SppA yields the protein MEKDTKLVLGIAGGGFLVLIILFVTILSLLGNSDGLNGTSFGNTVAVIPLQGEIAYGQSSFLESSVITPQTVTDSIKEAEEDSSVSAIVLDVNSPGGSPVASEEIMNAVKNSSKPVVVWISDIGASGAYLVASPADKIVASPSSIVGSIGVILSLTDLSGLYQKIGVNQYAIKAGEYKDMGASYRNLTPEETVMLQGMVDQDYEYFIKQVAENRNLDVEYVRSIAEGKIYTGTQAKDLKLVDETGDREKAIEMAARLGGISGDYNVITLTPTESLADILKGYSTNFAYALGKGIGSLINQDSVQSSVDYSLR from the coding sequence ATGGAAAAGGATACCAAATTGGTTTTAGGTATTGCTGGAGGAGGATTTTTAGTTCTTATAATTCTTTTTGTTACTATCTTGTCCCTTCTAGGAAACAGTGACGGACTTAATGGTACTAGTTTTGGAAATACCGTGGCAGTTATCCCTTTACAGGGTGAAATCGCCTATGGGCAGTCCAGTTTTCTGGAAAGTTCCGTAATAACCCCTCAAACCGTCACTGATAGTATTAAAGAAGCAGAAGAGGACAGTTCAGTGAGTGCCATAGTCCTGGATGTTAACAGCCCCGGTGGTTCGCCAGTGGCCAGTGAAGAGATTATGAATGCTGTGAAAAACTCCAGTAAACCCGTGGTGGTCTGGATCAGCGATATTGGTGCTTCCGGTGCCTACCTGGTGGCTTCACCTGCCGATAAAATTGTGGCCAGCCCCTCCTCAATTGTGGGCAGTATTGGAGTTATACTCAGTTTAACTGATTTATCGGGCCTTTACCAGAAGATCGGGGTGAACCAGTACGCCATTAAAGCCGGGGAGTACAAGGATATGGGTGCATCCTACCGTAATCTAACTCCAGAAGAGACTGTAATGTTACAGGGGATGGTGGATCAGGATTATGAATACTTCATCAAACAGGTGGCCGAAAACCGTAACCTGGATGTAGAGTACGTGCGTAGTATTGCCGAAGGTAAAATCTACACCGGAACCCAGGCCAAGGATCTTAAACTGGTGGATGAAACTGGTGACCGGGAAAAGGCCATTGAAATGGCCGCCCGACTGGGAGGTATATCCGGGGATTATAACGTGATTACCCTTACCCCTACTGAATCTTTAGCTGATATTCTTAAAGGTTACTCCACCAACTTCGCCTATGCCTTAGGTAAAGGGATTGGAAGTCTGATTAATCAGGATTCAGTGCAGAGCTCCGTGGATTACTCCCTGAGGTGA
- the moaC gene encoding cyclic pyranopterin monophosphate synthase MoaC, protein MEEKKFTHLTQSGVHMVEVGDKPVIKRTALARGKINLQEETINLIEKGELKKGNVLTTAQIAAIQAVKSTSQLIPLCHPIPIGGVEVEFEVTPGSIEVTVEVKSTGKTGVEMEAITGVSVGLLTIWDMVKSVEKDEKGQYPSTSISAIEVLKKEKIELNFD, encoded by the coding sequence ATGGAGGAGAAAAAATTCACACACCTCACCCAGAGTGGGGTGCATATGGTGGAAGTGGGAGATAAACCCGTCATTAAAAGGACTGCACTGGCCAGGGGGAAGATAAACCTGCAGGAAGAAACCATTAACCTCATTGAAAAGGGAGAACTTAAGAAGGGAAACGTTCTCACCACTGCCCAGATAGCAGCCATCCAGGCAGTTAAATCCACTTCCCAGCTAATACCCCTCTGCCACCCCATACCCATCGGTGGTGTGGAAGTGGAATTTGAAGTGACCCCCGGTTCCATCGAGGTCACCGTGGAGGTTAAGAGCACCGGGAAGACCGGAGTGGAAATGGAAGCCATAACCGGAGTTAGCGTTGGTCTTCTGACCATATGGGACATGGTTAAAAGTGTGGAGAAGGATGAGAAGGGCCAGTACCCCTCCACCAGCATAAGTGCTATTGAAGTGCTGAAGAAGGAAAAAATAGAGTTAAATTTTGACTAA
- a CDS encoding glycosyltransferase, whose translation MRVCILGQYPPHIGGVSSHTYLLSQEIVKRGDEVYVLTYPHPDVKDLGPVKVETAPAPNIKGLRGLFFFVSAFFKLRSMIRRYQIDLIHAHFLLPPGLIGVYLGSWMGKETAVTAHGSDLMIQANNPLLQRLIRSVLKKADYVMVVNNDLKDKVLKMGINPEKVYVTPNAIDTERFNPQKTELPPDIKMRSDKPTVLFVGNLVYQKGVKYLLEAKKLMKTDVELLIVGDGPLRPELEKKVEDDKISDVVFTGARRDVEDIMPSASVFVLPSISEGFPITILEAMASGLPVVATSVGGIGEVMNDMVGSMVKPAEPLKLARALDEILQNEELRQEKGVAAREHSRKYSTLKIPY comes from the coding sequence ATGCGTGTGTGCATATTAGGACAATATCCCCCTCATATTGGAGGTGTTTCATCCCATACTTATCTCCTATCACAGGAAATCGTTAAAAGAGGGGATGAAGTTTACGTGTTAACCTACCCCCACCCGGATGTGAAGGACCTGGGTCCAGTGAAGGTGGAAACTGCCCCGGCACCCAACATCAAAGGATTAAGGGGTCTATTCTTCTTTGTATCTGCTTTTTTCAAACTGAGGAGCATGATACGTCGTTACCAAATTGATCTTATCCACGCCCATTTTCTTCTCCCCCCGGGTCTCATTGGAGTGTACCTGGGATCATGGATGGGTAAGGAAACTGCGGTAACTGCCCATGGCTCAGACCTCATGATTCAGGCCAATAACCCCCTTTTACAGAGATTGATCCGGTCGGTTCTTAAAAAAGCAGATTATGTAATGGTGGTTAACAATGACCTGAAAGATAAGGTGCTGAAGATGGGTATAAACCCTGAAAAGGTTTATGTAACACCCAATGCCATTGACACGGAAAGATTCAATCCCCAGAAAACGGAACTCCCCCCGGATATAAAAATGAGAAGTGATAAGCCGACCGTGCTCTTTGTGGGTAACCTGGTATATCAAAAGGGAGTGAAGTATCTCCTGGAAGCCAAGAAGTTAATGAAAACTGATGTCGAGCTGTTAATAGTGGGCGATGGCCCCCTGCGCCCGGAACTGGAAAAAAAGGTCGAAGATGATAAAATCAGCGACGTGGTTTTCACCGGTGCCCGGCGTGATGTGGAAGATATCATGCCCTCCGCCAGTGTTTTTGTTCTACCCAGCATATCCGAGGGATTCCCCATCACCATTCTGGAAGCCATGGCCAGTGGCCTGCCAGTGGTGGCTACCAGTGTCGGAGGAATCGGCGAAGTAATGAATGATATGGTGGGATCTATGGTTAAACCTGCCGAACCACTGAAACTGGCCAGAGCTCTGGATGAAATTTTACAGAATGAAGAGTTGAGGCAGGAAAAGGGTGTGGCTGCCCGGGAACATTCCCGGAAATACAGTACCCTGAAGATACCCTATTAA
- the cbiD gene encoding cobalt-precorrin-5B (C(1))-methyltransferase CbiD: MEEDHSSQKDQISQSNSKNSRGNKSTPPPVSFPVESEDYGITTGSAATAAALAALLSIEGKVPSSVTIETPLGSLDIFVKSSRKIDDHSGVASVVKFPYHDPDVTINLEVQAEVTLQDKPGLLIQGGEGVGKITKPGLQLPIGEVAINPVPRKMILSNLEKALPKGKGARVLISIPQGRDIAKRTMNPRLGIVDGISILGTTGVARSMNSDSFQKSKKCQLDVALAEGYRELVFVPGNIGEKLAKELLDVEDDQIIQMGNLVGFMLKEASKCGLTRLILMGHAGKLVKIAGGIFQTEHRLADGRREIITTHTGLMGGNKQVLEEVYHSNTTEDMLEILEREEMVEKVFNSIARTIQERCQERFNLMPEVIILKMDGTILNPNHNVQLKSR; the protein is encoded by the coding sequence ATGGAAGAAGATCATTCCAGTCAAAAAGACCAAATCTCTCAATCTAATTCTAAAAATAGCAGGGGGAATAAATCAACCCCCCCACCTGTTTCTTTTCCTGTTGAGAGTGAAGATTACGGTATTACCACTGGAAGTGCAGCTACTGCTGCAGCCCTGGCCGCACTGTTATCCATTGAGGGTAAGGTGCCTTCATCAGTAACTATTGAAACACCACTGGGATCCCTGGATATATTCGTTAAAAGTTCCCGGAAGATTGATGATCACTCCGGGGTGGCTAGTGTGGTGAAATTTCCCTACCACGACCCGGATGTAACCATTAACCTGGAAGTGCAGGCCGAAGTCACTCTCCAGGATAAACCTGGCCTCCTGATTCAGGGAGGAGAAGGGGTGGGTAAAATAACCAAACCGGGACTGCAGCTACCCATTGGTGAGGTGGCTATAAATCCCGTACCCCGGAAGATGATCCTATCCAACCTGGAAAAAGCACTCCCTAAAGGAAAAGGTGCACGGGTCTTAATCAGCATCCCCCAGGGCAGAGATATTGCTAAAAGGACCATGAATCCCCGTCTAGGTATTGTGGACGGCATCTCCATACTGGGAACCACGGGTGTTGCCCGCTCCATGAATTCTGACAGTTTCCAGAAGTCCAAAAAATGTCAGCTGGATGTGGCCCTGGCTGAGGGGTACCGGGAGCTGGTATTTGTGCCCGGTAATATTGGAGAAAAACTGGCCAAGGAGTTGCTGGATGTGGAAGATGACCAGATCATCCAGATGGGCAATCTGGTGGGTTTCATGTTAAAAGAAGCCAGTAAATGTGGGTTAACCCGTTTAATTCTAATGGGCCATGCTGGTAAACTGGTAAAAATAGCCGGAGGTATCTTCCAAACTGAACATCGCCTGGCAGATGGCCGCCGGGAGATCATAACCACCCATACTGGCCTCATGGGTGGGAATAAACAGGTCCTGGAGGAAGTGTACCATTCCAACACCACGGAGGATATGCTGGAAATCCTGGAAAGGGAAGAAATGGTGGAGAAGGTCTTCAACTCCATTGCCCGGACCATCCAGGAGCGTTGCCAGGAAAGGTTCAACCTTATGCCCGAAGTGATTATTTTAAAGATGGATGGAACCATACTCAACCCTAATCATAATGTCCAATTAAAAAGTCGTTAA